The nucleotide window GCCGCAGCCGCTCGCGCTCCCCGCCCACGACGAGGAACGCCAGCGCCATCCCGCCGTCCGCGGCCAGGTGCTCGGCGACCGAGGCGCCCGGCGCGAAGTAGTGGACGTGCCAGTCGAACCCGTCGTGATCGGTCAGCCGTGGGGTGGTGCCCGCCGAGGCGACCAGCGAATTCAGCTGTTCGGCCGCGGTGCGGTCGTCGCCCGCCGCGAAGATCTGCGCGAACCGCGCCCGCAGGGACCGCACGGCCGTCAGATCCCCCGCACCGAGCGTGCCCACATCACTGATGCCGTTGCGGCGCACGAAGTCCCCGAGGGCCGCAAGATCGGTCAGACTGTCGGGCGCTCCGGGCGATTCGCCCTCCGGAGCGGTGTTCAGCAGATCGACGACCGCGTCCAGTGCGCACCGGGTGTCATGGGTGATCATCACGGTTCCGCTCCCTGGCAGGGTGGGGCCGGACGGGTGCCGCCCCTGGTGTGGTTGCCGAATGGTCGCCGACTCTAGCGCTTCGAACAAGCTTCAGCGCCGACTCCGCGGTGGGTCCGCGGCGACGACGCCGAAGTGTGCCGTATGAACTTGTCGGTCCTGCGCCGTCTCCCCGAGTCGGACGGACGCAAGTGTGAGCGGGTGAGTGCTTTCGGTAACCGGTCTGCGTCTCAGCTCTCCGCAAGGATGTGGGAGAGCTCGGTGTCGAGATCGAAATGCCGGTGCTCCGTACCGGG belongs to Streptomyces sp. NBC_01454 and includes:
- a CDS encoding CGNR zinc finger domain-containing protein codes for the protein MMITHDTRCALDAVVDLLNTAPEGESPGAPDSLTDLAALGDFVRRNGISDVGTLGAGDLTAVRSLRARFAQIFAAGDDRTAAEQLNSLVASAGTTPRLTDHDGFDWHVHYFAPGASVAEHLAADGGMALAFLVVGGERERLRHCEAPDCRHAFVDLSRNRSRRYCDSRTCGNRLHVAAYRARRREAAG